A window of Pararhodobacter sp. genomic DNA:
AGACCTGCGGCCAACAGCGTCATGGCCACCGCAATGGTGGACAGAAAACGAGCAAGGCAAGCAATAGGGCGGGCGGGGCGCATAGGGTGCAGTCCGTTGATGTCATCACACATGCTCCCGGCCTAGCGGCTTGGGGGCAAGATGAAAAGGGGCATGTTAGGCGCGGCAACTGCGCCCGTTGATGGTCGGCGCCCGACCGCCGATTCCGAGCAGGTCGATACTCATGCTGAAGCGCGTCGATGCGGTCGGGTTTGTGGAGGTCACGAAATGGCGCGCGAAGGAGAGATCAAATAAAAGGCATTCATTGCGGAATTCCAGTCCTGCGCGCGCTGTGGCGAACAATCGCTGCGCCACGTCATAGTCCCATCCCACGCTGGACGACCAGCCGTTTGAATGACGGCGCGCCAGATCAAAGCTCCATTCGCTCAACGCCGTGGCGCGATCCTCGAAGAGACTGGCGGGCGAATACAAGTACCGAGTCGAGACCGTTGTCGCGCGCCGGGTCCAGGCGAGGTTGGTCTCGGCCCGCGATACGACGCTATCGGTGTCGATCAGCACTCGGAGTGAGCCCGAGACCCCGCTTTGATGGCTGATCCGCCCGGCCAGAAGCAAGTCGGAGGCATCGCCGCCAAGGGGCTGCACATGGGTCGGCGCAAAGCCAAGGTAACGGTCGCGGCGCCAAATGCGCCCGATCATTGCTTCGCTGGACCAACCCGAGGGATCAAAACGGGTCCAGCGCAGACCCGCGTTGATCCGAGATCCATCGTCACGCGCATCTTCGCCGGAAAAGCGGGCCAATGTGAACAGGTTTCCCTCGTCCAACTCGGGCATCGTGTTGTCATCGTTCGGCAACGGGCCAGCACTTCGGCGGCTGCCGATGACCTGAAGGATCGGCTCGACGACATGGCGCGCGCCGGATGATGTCGTTGACGCCCAAGGCCAACGGAATTCCACAAGGCCCTGCAAGGCTTGCCGCGTGACCGGCGTCGGATAGGCGGTGTCATCGCCGACCCGCACATGGTCGATGCGCCCGTCAAGCGCACCGGTTGCCAATATGCCGCCCGACAGAATGGCGCTGCGGCGCCATGTCAACTGCGCGTGCGCGCGCGCAACGTCGCGGCCTTCGCCGCCCAACACCACGGTCGAGCGGCGTTGAATCGCCTGCGCGCCCAACTGGACGCGCAAACTGCCACCAATCAAGGTGTGATCCAAGCCGATGCGCTGATCCACTTCAGCCTGAAGCGCCGCGTTTGGCAGTCGGGCATTGATATCTGCCGCCCGCAGCGAATAAAACGCCAAGGCGCGCGCCCGGATCATTTGATCGCGGCGCACACGCTCGATCGTGACATCGGCATCAAGGCGCGAACGGTCGGAAATATCGTAGGTTTCCAGATAGGTTCTGTCCGAGGCCGCAAGCAGATTGGCGCTGAGTCTGAAGTCATTCGACAGGGCAAACAGCGCGCGCATATAGGCATAGCCGCGAATATCACCGGGCCTGATCTGATCACTCGAGATCTGCCCGCCCAATTCGATGCCGCCGTTCTGCCGTGCTGTACGCCAGCGAAAGCCCAGCGAGACCATGCGCTCGGTGGAGACCATGGGCGTGACGGTCAGATCATGCGCCTCGCCCAGCGGAATGAAATACGGAATTCCGACCGACAGACCGAGATCCGAACCCACATCGACGACGGGGCGCAAGACGCCGCGCGACCGGTCAAGCCCGGGCCCGGGCATCCGCATGCGCGGCAAGTAGAAAATGGGCACGCCGGCAAACCGGAACTGCGCCTGCTCGAAATGCAGTTGATCGGTGTTTTCGTTATGCGTCACCCGTCCGGCGCGGATTTCCCACAGCGGTGTCGGGTCCGCCGCACAGACCGGGCAGCTTGAGGCCACGACCGAGGTCATCTGGCTGATGCCATTGGGGTCGCGCACAATTGTCGCGGCGCTCATTTGCAGTTGCTGCTGCAAGACCACGCGGGCGCTGGTGATCAAACCGGCCCGCAGATCGGGCGAAATCTGCGCGGAATCAGCCAGAAAGATGGTGTCAGGGCCCTCTGTGATCGAGATGGGACCATCGACGATCAGGAAGTCGCGGCGTTGATCAAAGACGACACGCGTCGCGGTCAGCCGCACAGAGCCATGCCAAACCTCGACCGAGCCCGAGGCAATCAGGCGTCCGGCGGCATCGACGAGGACCTGATCGGCCATCAGCGTGGCGGTGGATTGGGCCAAAGACGGGGAAGGCGAGAATACGACGCCAAACGACAGGGCCAAGGCCAGGACGCTACGGCGCGCGCGG
This region includes:
- a CDS encoding LPS-assembly protein LptD, which produces MNLCARARRSVLALALSFGVVFSPSPSLAQSTATLMADQVLVDAAGRLIASGSVEVWHGSVRLTATRVVFDQRRDFLIVDGPISITEGPDTIFLADSAQISPDLRAGLITSARVVLQQQLQMSAATIVRDPNGISQMTSVVASSCPVCAADPTPLWEIRAGRVTHNENTDQLHFEQAQFRFAGVPIFYLPRMRMPGPGLDRSRGVLRPVVDVGSDLGLSVGIPYFIPLGEAHDLTVTPMVSTERMVSLGFRWRTARQNGGIELGGQISSDQIRPGDIRGYAYMRALFALSNDFRLSANLLAASDRTYLETYDISDRSRLDADVTIERVRRDQMIRARALAFYSLRAADINARLPNAALQAEVDQRIGLDHTLIGGSLRVQLGAQAIQRRSTVVLGGEGRDVARAHAQLTWRRSAILSGGILATGALDGRIDHVRVGDDTAYPTPVTRQALQGLVEFRWPWASTTSSGARHVVEPILQVIGSRRSAGPLPNDDNTMPELDEGNLFTLARFSGEDARDDGSRINAGLRWTRFDPSGWSSEAMIGRIWRRDRYLGFAPTHVQPLGGDASDLLLAGRISHQSGVSGSLRVLIDTDSVVSRAETNLAWTRRATTVSTRYLYSPASLFEDRATALSEWSFDLARRHSNGWSSSVGWDYDVAQRLFATARAGLEFRNECLLFDLSFARHFVTSTNPTASTRFSMSIDLLGIGGRAPTINGRSCRA